A window of the Ipomoea triloba cultivar NCNSP0323 chromosome 14, ASM357664v1 genome harbors these coding sequences:
- the LOC116005188 gene encoding protein YLS3-like → MDSKSVSFCIIFLIATLLCGVVRSDTAKDRAECADQLVGLAPCLPYVSGDAKLPTPDCCTGLKEVVEKSKKCLCILVKDRNDPSLGFKINATLALGLPDKCHAPANISQCPDLLHLAHNSPDAKIFEDFNKTAPATEVKGSPSGEARKADDKSDGGKRKRWLAMELFVATLIHVLSHL, encoded by the exons ATGGACTCAAAGAGTGTGAGTTTTTGCATTATCTTCTTGATTGCAACGCTACTGTGTGGTGTTGTGAGGTCGGACACGGCGAAGGACAGGGCGGAATGCGCGGACCAGCTGGTGGGGCTGGCCCCTTGTCTTCCGTACGTTAGCGGCGACGCGAAATTGCCGACGCCGGATTGTTGCACGGGGCTGAAAGAGGTGGTGGAGAAGAGCAAGAAGTGTTTGTGTATATTGGTGAAGGATAGGAATGACCCTAGCCTTGGCTTTAAGATCAATGCTACTCTTGCTCTTGGCCTTCCTGATAAGTGTCATGCACCGGCTAATATATCCCAATGCCCTG ATCTCTTGCACTTGGCTCACAATTCACCAGATGCTAAGATATTTGAAGATTTCAACAAAACTGCCCCAGCTACTGAAG TTAAAGGTAGCCCCAGTGGAGAAGCAAGAAAAGCTGATGACAAAAGTGATGGTGGCAAGAGAAAGCGATGGTTGGCCATGGAGCTCTTTGTCGCAACTTTGATTCATGTGTTATCCCAtctttga